The stretch of DNA GAGCGCGACGGTGAGCGCGCTCAGCGCCGTCGTGGTGGCGAGGATCGCCGCCATGCCCGGGAAGAAGGGCAGGCGGCGCCAGCTCGGGAAGGCGATCCAGGCCGGATAGTAGACGAGGACGTACTGCAGCACCCACGCGGTGAGCGCGTTGCCGCCGACCGCGCGGAGCCAGTCCGGAAAGCGCATGCCGAGGCTCTCGGCGAGGGCCGTCCCGGCGAGCGCGGCCGCGGACACGCCGGCCGCCAGCGCGACGAAGCTGCTCGTGCCCACGACCTTGTTGAACGGGATGCCCGCGGCGTAGAAGGCGGCGGCGAGCGCGCCGGCGCCGAGCGCGAGCGCCGTCGTGTAGCGGATGAAGCGCCCGAGCTCCCGGCGCTGGCCACGCGGCAGCAGCCGGCCGACGAGCAGGCCGCCCAGGGTGAGCGGGACGAAGGCGAGGGCGGCGATCGGGCTCGCGTGCACCTCCCCGTTGAGCGCTCCGGAGAAGCAGCCGAGCAGCGCGATCGCGACCCCCATGACGCCCTCGCCGGGCGCGTCGGCCAAGAGCGTGGCGATCATGCCGCCGAGGCCGAGCGTTTGGAGAACGCCCCACCGCAGCCCGACGTGCAGTGCCCCCACGCAGTCGAGGAGCATGCCGAGGAGGATGAGGAGCGCGAACCGTCTCAGCGCGGCCAGCTTGGCCCGGTGCGGCGTGCGGCCGAGCTGGACGTGCTTGCGGAGGAAGAGCGTCAGCGAGACGCCGATCAGGAACTGGAAGACGGGGGCCGGAAAATCGAAGGGCCGCAGCAGGTCGCCGTAGTTGTGCGTGAGCGGCAGCGGCACGCGGTGCAGGAAGACGTTGACGAAGTTCGCGAACAGCATGGTGACGACGGCGAGGCCGCGGCAGGCGTCGAGGAACCCGAGCCGCGGCGGCGAGGCCGGTCTCCCGGAGTCCGCACCCGCCTGACGGCCCACCGCTCAGGGGCTCGCGTGTCGCTCAGAGGCCATGGCGGGCGAGAAACGGTCGCACCGCGGCCACGAAGCCGATCGGGTTGTCGCCCATCACCGAGTGGCCGGCGCCCGACACCTCGGCCACCGCGCAGCCGGGCAGCTCGCGGCGAAACCGCTCGGCGGTCTCGGCGGCGAGGATCGGACTCTCGGCGCCGCGGACGAGGAGCGTGGGGGCGCGAATGCGGCGCACCTCCTCCCAGAGGGCCTCGAGCTCCAGGTCGGCCGCGCCGAAGACCGCCGGGTCGAACTTGTAGGTCCAGCGCCCGTCGGGCGTCTGGCGGAGCGCATGGCGCAGCCGCTCGCGGATGTTCTCGAGCGTGCGCCGCGGGTTGAAGGCGTGGGCGGCGGCGACCGCCTCCTCGAAGGAGTCGAAGTCGCGCCGCGTGAGCTGGCGGGCGATCGCGTCGCGCCCGGCGCGCTCGACCGTGGGCGCGACGTCGACCACCACGAGCCCGCGCGCCCGCTCGGGGTGCGACGCGGCGAAAGCGATGGCGTTGAGCCCGCCCATGCTGAGCCCGATCAGCGTCGCGTCCGGCCAGCCGCGGTCCTCGAGAAAGCCGCGGATGTCGG from Deltaproteobacteria bacterium encodes:
- a CDS encoding DUF1624 domain-containing protein, producing MGRQAGADSGRPASPPRLGFLDACRGLAVVTMLFANFVNVFLHRVPLPLTHNYGDLLRPFDFPAPVFQFLIGVSLTLFLRKHVQLGRTPHRAKLAALRRFALLILLGMLLDCVGALHVGLRWGVLQTLGLGGMIATLLADAPGEGVMGVAIALLGCFSGALNGEVHASPIAALAFVPLTLGGLLVGRLLPRGQRRELGRFIRYTTALALGAGALAAAFYAAGIPFNKVVGTSSFVALAAGVSAAALAGTALAESLGMRFPDWLRAVGGNALTAWVLQYVLVYYPAWIAFPSWRRLPFFPGMAAILATTTALSALTVALGRRGIRIPI
- a CDS encoding alpha/beta hydrolase — encoded protein: MAPARDGTAVLGGLRFHFLDWGTAGRPPLLLLHGGAQTAHSWDEVAPELAADHHVAALEQRGHGDSDRAPGGVYRRADFVADIRGFLEDRGWPDATLIGLSMGGLNAIAFAASHPERARGLVVVDVAPTVERAGRDAIARQLTRRDFDSFEEAVAAAHAFNPRRTLENIRERLRHALRQTPDGRWTYKFDPAVFGAADLELEALWEEVRRIRAPTLLVRGAESPILAAETAERFRRELPGCAVAEVSGAGHSVMGDNPIGFVAAVRPFLARHGL